From Rhopalosiphum padi isolate XX-2018 chromosome 2, ASM2088224v1, whole genome shotgun sequence:
GCATACCTCTATAAATCATATCATTATAGTCGACCAGTATGAATGACTATCGGGCTAGACGCTCTACTAGTCTACTGCTACTAACAAcctttttttctgtttataataatatattaagttaatttcaTGATAAAGTACAAGTTTACGTTTGGATTTTGAGAAAGCTTTCAATTGATGCATTAATAATACCACGGTATTTCGGTCTTTTGTCTTACatactagttattatttattattaaatattcttaatgaAACAAACAACGATTTAATTAATACACTTACCGAGAGATATAAAATGTGTTCATTAGCATCGGTTTTTAATTCTTGTATTACAAAAACTGTTatctgttatttataaatttggttatacataactattttaGATTTGTTTCATAGataggtttatttaaaaaatacaatgtaataatatgtaaaaacggGATTAAAACGGGACCATCTTCTAAAAACGGGATAAAAAGCGTCCCGTTCGAAGTTTGTCGGGACAACGAGACATCATGATCAAAAAAGGGACAATCTCGTTTTAAACGGGACGTCTGGTCACCCTCTAGTTAATTCACTTAAAGAAGACGCCATACCcggcatgtgttgtctctgtcttattaacgtacatcataacaaattttcgttcagcagaatacattttatgatgttagctttaatattagagtaaatttacctattattaaatttaaaggtaagaatatcatctagacaatgacataagattttattgatattatcattttaaacttttaaagtgagttatagctatgtaaaatattacaactttaaaatattcataactcactttaaaatgataatatcaataaaagcatataacattttctagataatattcttaccttcaaatttgataatatgtaaatttactctaatattaaagctaacgtcacaaaatatattctgctgaacaaaaatttgttatgatgtacgttagtaagacagagacaacacagcgggtatagcgtcctcttaatcaGTCGCGTACGCAGGGGGGGGGTGTCAGGGAGATATGACCCCCccttaaaaataagtatctgttcaaattatgaaacaaggacagaaaaaaaaaaggtcaattcgtgcatataattatgatatgatgtttgaaaaacttataaaattaccaGTGAAGATACATAAGCCAATACCGTGTGATGATAATAGCAATGATGACACCGAAGAAGAAAACACAGAAAATCTAATTATGTCAACAACCTGTGGAACAATAAATACAGTATACAAGGTATTTCAACAAAATGGACTGAAAGAAGTGTTTCCAGCAATTTATACAGCGCTAAGCATTGGACTAACGTTACCTGTTGGCTGTTTCAAGTTCATCTCCAGAACGAGCCttctcaaaattaaaacttattaaaagtatattaagaaGTACAATGGCAGAAGAACGATTAGATTCTCTGATGTAGTGATGTTAATATCATGTGAGAATGATATTAACATCGACTCTGTCTcagttatcaatatttttacatcataTAGTACagtgcttataaaaatattatgttaatcaaaTGAGTAAGCGACAGAGTAACAGAATGCAGTAAACAAtgaacctaatattatattcatgtaaaTAGTTGGttaatatgttgtttatattatttatataaatagtttataatagtaCTGCATGtctccataatattaatatctatatagagaaaaatataaaatataaatcagtttCTTTGTCAATATCCTTTTCTGATGTGTGATGATCATATTAATttctatgttaattaaaaattatggtacttatctgtatattaaaatattaaataatgtaaaaatacagtaaataatataatttatttatgaaaattatattttctaagttaaaaaaattgtagtgtctttgggggggggggggacttTGCCCCCACGGCTTAGGTTTCATACCACATAGAAGTAGTTGGATGGGTATAAATTAATGTCCATTGCCacacctaaaaaaaattagttcggCGCCACTGTatgatgatatattgatatgacACCGCTCTTAAAAAAATCCTGCGTACACTATTGctcttaatattaaaactaacaacacACAATTGATTCTACTGAATAACGTGTTCTCTAAAGAGGATGCATCCCATAGTAACACTCTATACATTACTGTATGATGCGCCCGCATCATGGTTATTGCAGGTTGCGTGTATTGTTTCCGTCTTATAAACGTACAATATGGTATTTTCATTAAGTAATACCAATTTcgtgtgtttactgtttagcaAAGGTAGGTAAGAAAATTGTCTGAGATCTCGTCTTTTATtacgatatttaatttattgttaagtgaattatgagcattttaaaacattaatattttacatacttataaCAGATAACATGCGGATGATTACGTCCtctcaataaaaattatcaagactttaataaaataaatttatataattatattaaaacagacGTTGGTTTAAATTGCAGaccggtaaaaataaaaaaatatttttattgaaatattttgatttctGTAGTGTAATGAGAATTGTGAATTTgttgtagaataataataataataataatattgccatGAAATCGTGTTACAATACCTACAATACCCCTCTCCACACAACCGTCCATCAATGTACtgagtgaataaaatatatgggtGTTGTAACTGGAATTTCCTCGTCTACGGTCAAAAAAGTACACACCACCACGACTGGTCATCATAACCAATTACCATTTACAATCGATTATTTCAATTTAGTAAAAACTAACCTAACCTGGGCTATatgtcaataatattacaatattacaacacTTTCACTGTACAGGTATAATCGTGGTTCAGAGCCACgccgtatacattttatttctatttataactttttatcacAACCTCCGTTCTCCGATACCAAATAATAACGTCGATCTGATGTTTATTATTACACGCGAGTTTGATAAATAATCGCTATATcggttatttatgtattattttgtcaaatatcaTTGGATTTTATTGCCCGCCGTCGTCCGTCCCGGCATCGTGCATACTGCATTCCCGCATTTTATTACGTAGGCCAGGGATGCAGACCTCTGTGTGCACTATTCAATGAGTTGTGTCTCAATCTCTTGTGTGTCGTTGTTCACTAGTCTAGGTGTGCGTGCGTTAGTTCAGACGGATATTATTAGAGAATATTAACAGTCACGATGACGGATGCTGATTTAAGTGACATTTCTTCTACAAGCGATGTAAATTATTCGGACATCGACTTCGATACACCGAACACAACAGACATGAAGTTAAGTGACGTCAGTGACTACCCATATAATGACGATTCTGTTAGGAACATTTTATTCGAAAGAGTAAGACCttttatttgttcaaattttgTACGCCGTCGTGTGCGCCAAGTATATAATGTACTGGTTGtatgatttatgttttatttagaaaaaaaaactagctCTGAGATCATCAGATTCATCGTCATCGCCTTCAGAAAATGAATTTGACGCGGTGTCATTATCTTCATATGTAACGAGTTATGGAAATGTTAGttaggttattttattataaatttggtctaagtataatataataattttatttttttttcagaccaGCCAGTATGATACTAAATGTGCTGTTATATTGTGTAATGCAAATGCAAGAAATCAGTTTGATAGATTATTTTTCATCAACTTTCCAAAGGATAACAAAAATCTTTGTGAAATTTGGTGGAGATTATGTGGACATTACGGTTTGTTTAATCCTTTGTCAAAGATATGCTCTATTCATTTTAAGGCAGACGATTTTACTTCTAATATGGTTAGAAGAGATGGAAAACTCTATAAACAAActatattgaaaaacaattatattgtacCAACTCTTTATTTACAACCGTATGAGTATGCCAAGTTTACTAGGAAACGGAAAAAACGTGTAAATGATGTTAGCAGTGAGTATAGTTAAAATTTGCTacctaaaaatctaaattattccattttaatttttgaaaatatttataataaatataatttaaaaacagagCACAAGAAATTAACATCAATTTATGTATGTGTAATTCAAGGCTGTAAGAAAACATCTTTAAAATATGGGAAaactacattatttttcaagtaagttattttaaattaaatttagtatgactaaagaatattaataaaaatataaacatactaaaaatttaactagatgaataccaaaaaaatattttgtgattagTGACTTGACTAGGTTTACACTTTAGGTTTAGAGTTTAGTTTATCCAGTGGATTGTTTGGAGCTTAGGaaggttaattaatttaatataaaaaaaggttgTTTGATACCATAAACCCcatcaagaaaataaatattatttttattattgaaccaTGAACATAGGTGTGCGCAGACTTTAATTTCCGGTCGAGCCTGGTAAAATTAGTGCCCCAATACTTGGACAGTgcccctaattttttttaacacattaacatacaacatatattttaattgtaaatttgaaactgtataaaatttttatatctatgCAAATAGAATCAAGTTGTATGTGCACACAACATTAATATACTAGACATAGGtaggtttttatatatttttgaagttaaaagtaaaatacatatattaatacatatctaACGCATATTTTTATGTGTAACTGTACATATAAActtagtaggtaatatataaatgtgtaattatgtaataattgataaatgaatTTTCTTATTTCCTATAGGCGCTAGGCCATTAGGTCTATACCAGGCTCTATACCTCATTATAGTACTATATCTTTACTACTTCTATAGTCATACtaggtacatattttgatattttgtggaCAATGTTTTAGtcagataaataaatcaataaaaattatatggtggtacacaaatatttttaattttatttcactattacgactaatacaattttcataatcTCCACGAATATAATGAGAatgagttaataattaatataatatacacaaatttgaaattttactatGCCCCTAAAAAGATTCCGGTCGAGCCGGGAGTCGTCCGGCTCAccccgtgcgcacgcctatgaccatgaattatatttaattatattatattatttatttcaatagatTATACGAAATAACTTATTTactaaatgtaaattgtaattaattactgAATAAAGCTCGTCTTAAATatcaattgaatattattgaaaattgtgaatcaaaacttcaaaataaatcttaaaaacctatctcattacatattttgttcaaaCCACCTTCAAGAAATGAATACTTGTTtggataagaaaaaaatgttattgttaactCAACCAAAAAATACGTAAGTCCATAGTATTAACTTCATGTTAGttacaagtttaaaaaaataaacattagatAAATCATTATGATAGTATACTGAACTTGTAccttaataaaatgaaaatactatGATCAAATGATATACAAATTGTACTTCTGTATGTCTAAGAACTTTATGGTAGTACAATTAATATAGGTGCAATTTGGATTTTACATTTGGGGgcctataaactattttaaatacaaatcataTGGTGAGGGGCTAGCTCCCAAGCCCCCTTCAAATTATTGCAAAGTAAATTTATAGAACTGCAACTATGGtgatttaaatagaataaattctaaaacaatcttatatttaatttttagatttccacttgaaaacaaatttatgcTTAAAAAGTGGTTAAATATTATCGGATTACCTTTTTGGAAACCATTAAAAACTAATCGAATATGCTCTGATCATTTTGAAAGTTATTACATTATGAAGATTGATAATGTTTATCAACTTAATAAGTATGCAGTTCCATCAATAAAACCAAAAGTATGTATACATGGTGCATTTGCAGtacttagtttaaaatatatgttatatatcaacatttattttgtagaaCTTATTTGTCTTCAACCACACAGATTACAATAGCAGAGAGTTCGAAACATCTattaatgatcataataatGCATCTGATTTTAGTAGACTAGAATTTAATACAGTAGATAAAAATACTTTGGTAGTCAaaggaaaaaaaagaaaaaatgataataatgaaaaaactatTTTGCTAACATCGTTAGAAAATAAGATAGATgaagaactaaaaaaatatgataaaatacttGAAGCAACAAAACTTTCAAATTCACCGGTATTACAAGACGGTGTTAAAGGTGAGgcaaaaattatctatttataatcatatgtaGTTATACAAATGatggacaaacattttgataaataagtataatatatttatgttattatattttataaactattaacagaaatacaattattaaattcctCAACAAAGTGCAGTAGTATAAATGTTGAGGAGATTTTGGATGATGTTAATGACATGAAAGAATTTCAATCTAAAGAGAAGACTAATTTAAGTTTGACTAAACAATATTTAGAATCATTTGAAAAAGAAATTGCAAAAggtaatatatgatttttaatttttagtctgTATTCGGATTCAtaaatgtgataataattttaatattatcaaattgtatacattatttttttataattattgaggagtattgaaTTGTAGCTATAGTTAAATCTCATTATAAAAAGAATTATCAAAACTAAATGATGACAATACTTATGGTGTGTAAATATTACatgtcatattaaatatatgtgtactatgtgttaaaattaatttgtaattgtacCTACcactgttaatttattaaaataaaaatgtagtcatataatacaatattgaataaccCAATTAATGAGccacatttttgtaattaatcataaagacatttttataatagtataaaacactataatagttggatgaaataattatttttattttttaatacttgaaaaagataattaatctttattattatatatgaatggattttttttaataaaattattttcttaaatttattattgatgtgtGTATTCACATTATCGGTGTATTCCTTTGTAAGGAAGTAAGGATAATTTAGGAAAGCTTTTCGAAAagaaactttttaattattattacaagtattatttattaccgcTTAAACggattatttctaaataaaacagATATTATTCAGATACAATAGAGGTTCTGTCTGGTCTTCTTTATTTATACGACTGACGTGTGAGCCATGACCAAGGGGCTCCGACGCCCAACAACCAGGTGGAAATCTCTAGATTAGAGAATTCCAGCCAGGGTGTACCGTCTCGTAGTAGTCATGTTTGCCaaaatatgtatcatattacaaatatatcatgaagtataaaaaagtatatatctGATTTTCcaatattcatcaatataaaaaaaaaggtaaagtaAGTTACTGCTCTGCTGTCTAGTAGGTATAAAGATACCTTGTCATTTTGTAAGTCACTATTATAgtggtatgtatatatttttaagtcaatACTGAGTTGTTTCTACCAACCTACCATAGATCGATGTGAATAGGTTTGTACAATAAAgagatgataaaataaaattaaactaggtttgagaataattatgaaattgtgttaactaaatataataatatacatttaaagtttttCGAATACCCacagttaatattttcaaattggaatgaaataactaaaatcgttgtTCTTtgtttaattatctaatttccaccaaatttgaacttacaatgtctataaaaaaaaactggaaaactaactatatatttttaaaaaaatttggttaAAGTATGAACTACTTGtgaaaaatcatgttttaaattttcaatccttagctataattaaacaatttgtaaCTTTGAgtgaattttacaaattttgtcgaaatttgaacatttaaattcttataagttaaaattctatctacttaatttaatatttttaaatagctattataataacaacttatGTGGGATCttgcattcaatttttaaagtttttgcttgttatttttttatttttttaaaattccaagcatttttttactataaaaaagcattgctctgctcagaatcaaaagaaattaaatttaatagaaatatttaaagtataaaattaaatttcaacattttgataatttcagAAAGAGAGAACATGaatggaaatataaataataatgatatgaattTAGAATATGTTTATATGGATATATTAAATGATGTGAATATGAATGCAAGTGTGATGGAAGTTCAACCTACACTTGATACAAACACTAGTTTAAAAGGTAACTtgctaattataattacaattttttagaaatatctgTGGTATCTCATGTTATAGTGCGTGGAGTACATGAACTATCCAataaaatttccttaaaaaaattattacatttttattacaaatataaattataattgatcattatgtacatatagtctataataaaaaaatagttcatctaaaaagaaaaaaaggctATAGATTTTCGTGTTACAAGCatgtatattaacaattaaataatttgtggaGCTCAAGTTATGCTCTATGTGACAATACAATTTTAGCTAAGTTCATCAATTTATTGACTAGTTAACTATTGCTATTAATGTGTGCACAGGACCTATTTTTATAATGCTTTTCCATCACGAAAATCTTTCAAAAGATTTTATACCATTGTACATTTGTCTACTGCCCTACAACCACTGTGCACTCATATCAAACTAaactaatatcaataatatataaaaattaaagaataaaataatttactcttaataaataaatttatttttttaaagcttaaacaattaaatatagataagtacattattttggTTGTGTACTtgtatcaaaatttttttttccagcCTAGatgtcttataaaattatttgtgcgCCCCATTATAAAAACTTCATGAGTTGCCActggttaatataaatatatgtttagaaaaaatataattaactagtattcagttttatttcaaatgatttatttataaggatctgttatattaaaattcttatccTATTATATATTGAACTCCAATAAAACTAATGAAATCCTTTTACTGGCAtagaatttcaatttataacttGACAcagttgaatttttattttatataaaactatttttgttaaCAGATGAAAATAATACTACTGAATTGGAAtttgtaacaaataaaaaaagtttgaaaaatatgtcTGTAGAATCAATaaagacaaatatattatttgaaggtaattattaatttacttatatatttgaattattttttatgatatgttttgaaatattttaaaaatatgtttataaaataaatcatggaaaaaatgtcaaattaaaaaaaaattatttttgttttccttTTTTGTTAGACATAAAGAAAATACAAATTCCTTTAAttcacaaaatttaaattttaaattatagaaataaaaaattatcaaaatatatatttaatttccttGTAAAAAGTCACAGTACAAGTTTTGAATTTgactttgatataatatattgtactgacAGTATTgtcatttaaatgatttatacttTCAGACCTTGTGCTGAACTTGaaaatatgtactaaaatattttgtctgtcaagaaaaccatattatttatcctaggactttttaataatttattaacctataaaatataattttattattattaaaaattaaaaaaaattattaatttttttttattatttcagaaaaagaagtaatgaataaaat
This genomic window contains:
- the LOC132922460 gene encoding uncharacterized protein LOC132922460, which produces MTDADLSDISSTSDVNYSDIDFDTPNTTDMKLSDVSDYPYNDDSVRNILFERKKKLALRSSDSSSSPSENEFDAVSLSSYVTSYGNTSQYDTKCAVILCNANARNQFDRLFFINFPKDNKNLCEIWWRLCGHYGLFNPLSKICSIHFKADDFTSNMVRRDGKLYKQTILKNNYIVPTLYLQPYEYAKFTRKRKKRVNDVSKHKKLTSIYVCVIQGCKKTSLKYGKTTLFFKFPLENKFMLKKWLNIIGLPFWKPLKTNRICSDHFESYYIMKIDNVYQLNKYAVPSIKPKNLFVFNHTDYNSREFETSINDHNNASDFSRLEFNTVDKNTLVVKGKKRKNDNNEKTILLTSLENKIDEELKKYDKILEATKLSNSPVLQDGVKEIQLLNSSTKCSSINVEEILDDVNDMKEFQSKEKTNLSLTKQYLESFEKEIAKERENMNGNINNNDMNLEYVYMDILNDVNMNASVMEVQPTLDTNTSLKDENNTTELEFVTNKKSLKNMSVESIKTNILFEEKEVMNKISNNNDIDLEYVYLGMLNDENMIGIQPIYDTNISVKDESNATEIGFETNNTNNSTDTISKSTKLKIVEETPESIIYDQALTECYGEMLPPYCDPKCQLKCYYSVPGPQRKEFFNQFHKLQNVTEQNCKIAQLVQIVMVENLESNFERSVTCHLTMNKESVKVCRVFFINTLGISEHRLDAILKPVNYSWYSNSDTALNANHPKQSKVINEQIIITNFMKESLKLLDKDYNLYVPESDTEINLENVPSEEQEKVLMYIKSIPRILCVPKIPGDFKKQLFETSICMGYMYKTYSENYIRNKIPPPFTKGQFKKIYNKYMKSHLKMV